Proteins encoded by one window of Cloeon dipterum chromosome 4, ieCloDipt1.1, whole genome shotgun sequence:
- the LOC135943404 gene encoding tubulin beta chain-like, with the protein MREIVHLQVGQCGNQIGAKFWEIISDEHGIDPTGAYHGDSELQLERIDVYYNEASGGKYVPRAVLVDLEPGTMDSVRSGPFGQLFRPDNFVFGQSGAGNNWAKGHYTEGAELVDSVLDVVRKEAEGCDCLQGFQLTHSLGGGTGSGMGTLLISKIREEYPDRIMNTYSVVPSPKVSDTVVEPYNATLSVHQLVENTDETYCIDNEALYDICFRTLKLATPTYGDLNHLVSLTMSGVTTCLRFPGQLNADLRKLAVNMVPFPRLHFFMTGFAPLTSRGSQQFRACTVPELTQQMFDAKNMMAACDPRHGRYLTVAAIFRGRMSMKEVDEQMLNIQNKNSSYFVEWIPNNVKTAVCDIPPRGLKMAATFIGNSTAIQELFKRISEQFTAMFRRKAFLHWYTGEGMDEMEFTEAESNMNDLVSEYQQYQEAAVDDDAEFDEEPEIEED; encoded by the exons ATGAGGGAAATCGTTCACCTTCAGGTCGGCCAGTGCGGAAATCAAATCGGTGCTAAG TTCTGGGAAATCATCTCTGACGAGCACGGCATTGACCCCACCGGCGCTTACCATGGAGACAGCGAGCTGCAACTCGAAAGGATTGACGTCTACTACAATGAAGCCTCTGGAGGCAAATACGTGCCCAGGGCAGTCCTTGTGGATCTTGAGCCTGGCACCATGGACTCCGTCAGGTCGGGACCATTTGGCCAGCTCTTCAGGCCAGACAACTTTGTCTTCGGACAGAGCGGCGCCGGCAACAACTGGGCCAAGGGCCACTACACAGAAGGCGCTGAGCTTGTTGACTCAGTTTTGGATGTAGTGAGGAAAGAGGCTGAGGGCTGCGACTGCCTGCAGGGATTCCAGCTGACGCACTCTTTGGGTGGTGGCACCGGCTCCGGCATGGGCACCCTCCTCATCTCCAAGATCAGGGAGGAGTACCCCGACAGGATCATGAACACATACTCAGTCGTCCCCAGCCCTaag GTGTCAGACACTGTAGTTGAGCCATACAACGCCACCCTCTCGGTGCACCAGTTGGTCGAAAACACTGACGAGACCTACTGCATTGACAACGAGGCCCTTTACGACATCTGCTTCAGGACTCTCAAGCTGGCCACCCCAACTTACGGTGACCTGAACCATCTCGTCTCCTTGACCATGTCCGGTGTCACCACCTGCCTCCGATTCCCTGGCCAGCTGAACGCTGACCTCCGCAAGTTGGCCGTCAATATGGTGCCTTTCCCCCGCCTCCACTTCTTCATGACTGGTTTCGCTCCGCTGACCTCCAGAGGCAGCCAGCAGTTCAGGGCTTGCACCGTTCCAGAGCTGACCCAGCAGATGTTTGACGCCAAGAACATGATGGCCGCTTGCGACCCCAGACACGGCCGCTACCTGACGGTGGCCGCCATCTTCCGTGGCCGCATGTCAATGAAGGAGGTTGATGAGCAGATGCTGAACATCCAGAACAAGAACAGCAGCTACTTCGTGGAATGGATTCCCAACAACGTCAAGACCGCCGTGTGCGACATTCCGCCAAGAGGCCTCAAGATGGCTGCCACATTCATTGGCAACTCGACCGCCATCCAAGAGCTGTTCAAGCGCATCTCTGAGCAGTTCACCGCCATGTTCAGGCGCAAGGCCTTCTTGCATTGGTACACGGGCGAGGGCATGGATGAGATGGAGTTCACCGAGGCTGAGAGCAACATGAACGATCTCGTCTCCGAGTACCAGCAGTACCAAGAGGCTGCTGTGGATGATGATGCTGAGTTTGATGAGGAGCCGGAAATTGAAGAGGATTAA
- the LOC135943400 gene encoding RNA-binding protein 25, with protein MSYPGRPPMVPGMAVPPPGMNPLPYMGMGGPPPMMMPPHLIPPPMPPNAPSNSVIRASFRPNMNNQAPRPLMSKRVAEPSSLQAVTVFVGNITERAPDAMIRHILSACGTVNSWKRVQGTSGRAPAFGFCEYASPDSGLRAVRLLHDFEIGGKKLVVKVDTKTKEVLDEFKNEKRQKLGRSNSGSSPLQDEAPTAADEESNDYMDDEMKAVDSSALSRISNIMNDYNKDIENYTPPMKRSGNKDKNSTKPQENFLKLAQGSMQQGIDGTPDFDDGEMEEGKRDLITREIGKFREIMKKQEEEKELERRRREARDKERRDRDGGPKSPYHRRDRASPSSPPRNSRSPPPLPSRSRRTSASPPPPPRSRPQPPSRSPSPEGSFSNKLRAKARSEREWRRSRSRSRERDRERETDVKRSEKQIQRDRELEEEAKEKKKSERKAREKEAAYQERLRNWENREKRKAKEHSKEKDKERKQSEEMSKEGRRLKEFLEDYDDERDDPKFYKGRELGRRLALREQEIEADARDRAKERDELEEIKAQIFSDKECTNPLAEFEKIKQNHDALYQPKILVKVESKQASQVRPGNSPSLENEGSLSSMPSKNASPWKPPQDDISTSAMMSPPQPATFHQQNLAEQEDSQLSAVSQTSMEMDVSSPVGGGDSSSRGFSNWNKSPSNREIGAKVSSPGHSNAAPPNKRKKLEIKEVFNTEDDDDSSLGAGASRKRKPLVPLDYGEEKVLKKKDAEASNSKVSQEEKRKHIKSLIDKIPTDKEALFAFPIDWGAVDSNLMEKRIRPWINKKIIDYIGEPEPALVDFICSKVILGSDPKGILDDVQMVLDEEAEVFVVKMWRLLIYEIESKKLGLVK; from the exons GTCCTCCGCCAATGATGATGCCTCCTCAT ctGATTCCACCTCCAATGCCTCCGAACGCCCCTTCAAACTCAGTTATTAGGGCATCGTTCAGGCCAAACATGAACAACCAGGCGCCTCGACCACTGATGTCTAAAAGGGTAGCTGAACCTTCATCCTTGCAGGCTGTGACAGTATTCGTGGGCAACATCACTGAGAGGGCGCCAGATGCCATGATTAGGCACATCCTCTCAGCATGTGGTACAGTTAATAGCTGGAAAAGGGTGCAAGGCACATCTGGCCGAGCTCCAG CGTTCGGGTTTTGCGAATATGCCTCACCTGACAGTGGACTTCGAGCTGTTCGACTGCTGCATGACTTTGAAATTGGAGGCAAAAAATTAGTAGTCAAAGTTGACACAAAGACGAAGGAAGTTCTTGACGAATTTAAAA ATGAAAAGAGACAGAAGCTCGGCAGGAGCAACAGCGGTTCATCTCCCTTGCAAGACGAAGCCCCAACAGCGGCTGATGAAGAGAGTAATGATTACATGGACGATGAGATGAAGGCAGTTGACTCATCAGCACTGAGTAGGATTTCCAACATCATGAACGACTATAATAAAGACATAGAAAACTACACCCCGCCAA TGAAAAGATCCGGCAAcaaagacaaaaattcaactaaaCCTCAAGAGAACTTTCTCAAATTGGCCCAAGGATCCATGCAACAAGGAATTGATGGAACGCCA gaCTTTGACGATGGAGAGATGGAAGAGGGCAAACGGGACCTAATCACCAGAGAGATTGGCAAATTCAGAGAAATTATGAAG aagcAGGAGGAAGAAAAGGAGCTTGAGAGAAGACGTCGCGAAGCGCGGGATAAAGAGCGGCGTGACCGAGATGGAGGACCCAAGTCGCCGTACCATCGAAGGGACCGCGCTTCACCCTCGTCTCCACCGCGAAACTCAAGGTCGCCTCCCCCGCTGCCCTCTCGTTCCAGACGCACCTCAGCCTCACCTCCTCCCCCGCCAAGGTCGCGACCTCAGCCACCCTCAAGAAGCCCATCGCCAGAAGGCTCATTCTCCAACAAATTGCGTGCGAAAGCAAGAAGCGAGCGAGAGTGGAGACGATCGCGATCGAg GTCCAGGGAAAGAGATCGTGAAAGAGAAACTGATGTTAAGCGAagtgaaaaacaaatacaGAGGGACAGAGAATTGGAGGAAGAGgcaaaagaaaagaagaagTCTGAAAGAAAGGCCAGAGAGAAGGAGGCAGCGTATCAA GAGAGACTTCGAAACTGGGAAAACCGAGAAAAGCGGAAAGCAAAGGAGCACAGCAAGGAGAAggataaagaaagaaagcaatcTGAAGAAATGTCTAAAGAGGGAAGACGACTGAAAGAATTTTTAGAGGACTATGACGATGAGAGGGATGATCCCAAATTTTACAA GGGCCGGGAGCTTGGCCGACGCCTTGCACTGCGGGAGCAGGAAATCGAGGCTGATGCCAGGGACCGAGCCAAAGAGCGCGACGAGCTGGAGGAAATCAAGGCACAAATATTCTCTGACAAGGAGTGCACGAACCCGCTGGcagaatttgaaaaa ATAAAGCAAAACCACGACGCCCTGTATCAGCCGAAGATCTTGGTGAAGGTGGAAAGCAAGCAGGCGTCTCAGGTACGTCCTGGAAACTCGCCCAGCCTGGAAAACGAGGGCTCACTTTCATCCATGCCATCAAAGAACGCCTCACCTTGGAAACCACCTCAGGATGACATTTCCACCTCAGCTATGATGTCGCCACCGCAACCAGCAACATTCCATCAACAGAACCTTGCCGAGCAGGAGGACAGCCAGCTTTCAGCTGTTTCTCAG ACATCCATGGAAATGGACGTTTCATCCCCTGTCGGCGGTGGCGACTCGTCATCGAGAGGATTCTCAAACTGGAACAAATCTCCATCTAACCGAGAGATCGGCGCAAAGGTTTCCTCACCAGGTCACAGCAATGCAGCTCCTCCAAACAAGAGAAAGAAACTAGAAATCAAAGAAGTGTTCAACACTGAAGATGACGATGACAGCAGTTTGGGCGCTGGTGCAAGCAGGAAGCGAAAACCTCTAGTTCCTTTAG ATTACGGCGAAGAAAAGGTGCTGAAAAAGAAAGATGCTGAGGCCAGCAATTCAAAGGTGTCACAAGAGGAAAAGAGGAAACACATCAAGTCACTTATAGACAAAATACCTACAGATAAAGAAGCTCTATTTGCATTTCCTATTGACTGGGGTGCTGTGGACTCG AACCTCATGGAAAAGCGAATCAGGCCATGgatcaacaaaaaaattatcgactATATTGGAGAACCAGAGCCTGCCCTTGTCGATTTTATTTGCTCCAAAGTAATTTTAGGAAGCGACCCCAAGGGGATTCTTGATGATGTGCAAATG GTTTTGGATGAGGAAGCTGAAGTATTTGTGGTAAAGATGTGGCGACTACTCATCTACGAAATTGAATCTAAAAAACTTGGACTTGTTAAATGA
- the ghi gene encoding serine palmitoyltransferase small subunit A, producing MIRSVWRFICYWYFRYTMVTELYMVEPWEQVVVHCFFLMLFLILAYFNYSVLLGTVSFLLPVKNTTLQLSNPDMISAFSTH from the exons ATGATTCGATCAGTGTGGAGGTTCATTTGCTACTGGTACTTTCGCTACACCATGGTAACAGAATTGTACATGGTTGAGCCTTGGGAACAAGTTGTTGTCC ATTGCTTTTTCCTGATGCTGTTCCTCATTCTGgcgtattttaattattctgtaCTCCTGGGCACCGTTTCATTCTTGCTTCCTGTCAAGAACACAACGCTTCAACTTAGCAACCCAGACATGATTTCTGCATTTTCAACTCATTGA